The Musa acuminata AAA Group cultivar baxijiao chromosome BXJ1-3, Cavendish_Baxijiao_AAA, whole genome shotgun sequence genome window below encodes:
- the LOC135630725 gene encoding squamosa promoter-binding-like protein 9 isoform X1 has translation MEAPELLDFAVDDEEDGTLFPAWEFGASDLPTPCPLPATVPPPILPSPRAAAGEGSEPVGKRDPRLLCSNFLEGRVPCSCPAADEVEPAEWGDKPMAGAVGGDRKRARKARATPVAALRCQVPGCEADIGELKGYHRRHRVCLRCACAPCVVLDGQSKRYCQQCGKFHMLSDFDEGKRSCRRKLERHNKIRRRRHTDGVSMMGKEKDPHGSLQMNVSCVDKSMTEMLFGVACHTEEKVINNKLMERKVLHESDDGCDTKFNLLSGFTTIRGNSFLSFAASSEPQNEEKDDNPKSPISFTLCNSKSTYSSTCPTGRVSFKLYDWNPAEFPRQLRHQIFKWLESMPVELEGYIRPGCTFMTIFIAMPDFMWEKLSQDVAGCIENLIYAPESLLVRRGNIHIYLCDTIVQILKDQKPLMSTRMEVQVPRLHYVYPTLFEAGRPVEFIACGTNLNRAKLRFLVSFAGKYLELSSCLAISHHVTKPCNINDTDHICDDEHEMFQINIPQTDSDVFGPAFLEVENELGVSNFVPILFGSKLICSEFERISRAIFDSCCSDGIYRTMNIDATSYSDNSFVSKQIGIPALLLDIAWVLQEPGSEKSEQLLSSTSIHRLVNLLKFLLQIRSLILMEVVLHYVDGINSLSLHEVNNTLDGDWLLFLNYINQAREVLSQRTTQHMRSESGSRNLSPCPHFSRSSRENDTKDSMLSANQEFVREDEDSVELTHSPSNQENHEAISLVAVARKRTSICCQLQIDDRWKKGSWGSMYVALAVGVGAFICFVACLALFHSQKAGGLRYP, from the exons ATGGAGGCCCCGGAGCTTCTTGACTTCGCCGTCGACGACGAGGAAGACGGTACCCTCTTCCCCGCCTGGGAGTTCGGGGCGTCTGACCTCCCGACGCCTTGTCCGCTGCCTGCTACCGTTCCTCCGCCCATCCTTCCGTCGCCTCGGGCTGCGGCCGGAGAGGGGTCAGAGCCGGTTGGGAAGCGAGACCCGAGGCTCTTGTGCTCGAATTTCTTGGAGGGACGGGTCCCTTGCTCGTGTCCGGCGGCGGACGAGGTGGAGCCGGCGGAGTGGGGGGACAAGCCGATGGCGGGCGCCGTTGGAGGCGACCGGAAGCGGGCGAGGAAGGCGCGAGCGACGCCGGTGGCCGCTTTGCGGTGTCAGGTCCCTGGGTGCGAGGCCGATATCGGGGAGCTCAAGGGTTACCATCGGCGGCACCGTGTCTGTCTCCGGTGTGCTTGCGCTCCGTGCGTGGTTCTTGATGGTCAGAGCAAGCGGTACTGTCAGCAATGTGGCAA GTTTCACATGCTGTCAGATTTCGATGAGGGTAAACGTAGCTGTAGAAGAAAATTAGAGCGTCACAATAAAATAAGGCGGAGAAGACACACTGATGGTGTATCCATGATGGGAAAAGAGAAGGATCCTCATGGAAGCCTGCAAATGAACGTTTCTTGCGTTGATAAATCTATGACAG AGATGTTGTTTGGAGTTGCATGCCACACAGAAGAAAAAGTCATAAACAACAAACTAATGGAGAGGAAAGTTCTACATGAATCGGATGATGGGTGTGATACTAAATTTAATTTGCTTAGTGGTTTTACAACTATTCGTGGAAACAGTTTTTTGTCCTTTGCTGCATCCAGTGAACCTCAGAATGAAGAGAAGGATGATAACCCCAAGTCCCCTATTTCCTTTACCCTCTGCAACAGTAAGAGCACTTATTCATCTACG TGTCCCACAGGTCGTGTATCATTCAAGCTTTATGATTGGAATCCTGCAGAGTTTCCTAGACAACTTCGACACCAA attttcaagtggttGGAGAGTATGCCTGTTGAGTTGGAAGGTTATATTCGGCCTGGCTGTACTTTCATGACTATATTTATTGCCATGCCAGATTTCATGTGGGAGAAG TTATCACAGGACGTGGCTGGCTGTATTGAAAACTTGATTTATGCACCTGAAAGCTTGCTTGTCAGAAGAGGCAACATCCATATTTACCTATGTGACACTATTGTTCAAATTTTGAAAG ATCAAAAGCCTTTGATGAGCACCAGGATGGAGGTGCAAGTTCCCAGGCTTCATTATGTTTATCCTACTCTTTTTGAGGCTGGCCGGCCAGTGGAATTTATTGCCTGTGGCACCAATCTGAATCGGGCGAAATTGAG GTTTCTTGTATCTTTTGCAGGAAAGTATCTGGAATTAAGCTCATGTCTTGCCATATCACATCACGTAACTAAACCTTGCAATATCAATGATACGGATCATATTTGTGATGATGAGCATGAGATGTTCCAGATTAATATTCCTCAGACAGATTCTGATGTCTTCGGTCCTGCATTCCTTGAG GTGGAAAACGAATTAGGAGTTTCAAACTTCGTCCCTATACTTTTTGGAAGCAAGCTTATATGTTCAGAGTTTGAGAGGATAAGCAGAGCTATTTTTGATAGCTGCTGTTCTGATGGTATCTACAGGACTATGAATATTGATGCCACTTCATATTCTGACAATTCTTTCGTTTCGAAACAAATTGGTATCCCAGCACTACTTTTGGACATTGCATGGGTGCTCCAGGAGCCTGGGTCGGAGAAAAGTGAACAACTGCTGAGTTCAACCAGCATTCATAGGCTAGTCAACCTATTGAAGTTCCTGCTACAAATTAGATCTTTGATTCTTATGGAAGTAGTACTACATTATGTAGATGGGATTAATTCGCTAAGCTTACATGAAGTAAATAACACCTTAGATGGTGATTGGTtgctttttttgaattatataaaCCAAGCAAGAGAAGTTCTTTCTCAAAGAACCACACAGCATATGAGATCAGAATCAGGTTCAAGAAACTTGAGCCCCTGCCCTCATTTTTCACGAAGCTCCAGAGAGAATGACACAAAGGATAGTATGCTTTCGGCAAATCAA GAGTTTGTGAGAGAAGACGAAGATAGTGTTGAGCTGACACACTCTCCCTCCAATCAAGAGAATCATGAAGCTATTTCGCTGGTGGCAGTGGCGAGAAAGCGTACTTCGATCTGCTGCCAACTGCAAATTGACGACAGATGGAAGAAGGGTTCATGGGGGAGCATGTATGTTGCTCTGGCGGTAGGAGTTGGTGCCTTCATATGCTTTGTAGCTTGCCTTGCCCTTTTCCACTCTCAGAAAGCTGGTGGTTTGCGGTATCCATAA
- the LOC135630725 gene encoding squamosa promoter-binding-like protein 9 isoform X2 has product MEAPELLDFAVDDEEDGTLFPAWEFGASDLPTPCPLPATVPPPILPSPRAAAGEGSEPVGKRDPRLLCSNFLEGRVPCSCPAADEVEPAEWGDKPMAGAVGGDRKRARKARATPVAALRCQVPGCEADIGELKGYHRRHRVCLRCACAPCVVLDGQSKRYCQQCGKFHMLSDFDEGKRSCRRKLERHNKIRRRRHTDGVSMMGKEKDPHGSLQMNVSCVDKSMTEMLFGVACHTEEKVINNKLMERKVLHESDDGCDTKFNLLSGFTTIRGNSFLSFAASSEPQNEEKDDNPKSPISFTLCNSKSTYSSTCPTGRVSFKLYDWNPAEFPRQLRHQIFKWLESMPVELEGYIRPGCTFMTIFIAMPDFMWEKLSQDVAGCIENLIYAPESLLVRRGNIHIYLCDTIVQILKDQKPLMSTRMEVQVPRLHYVYPTLFEAGRPVEFIACGTNLNRAKLRFLVSFAGKYLELSSCLAISHHVTKPCNINDTDHICDDEHEMFQINIPQTDSDVFGPAFLEVENELGVSNFVPILFGSKLICSEFERISRAIFDSCCSDGIYRTMNIDATSYSDNSFVSKQIGIPALLLDIAWVLQEPGSEKSEQLLSSTSIHRLVNLLKFLLQIRSLILMEVVLHYVDGINSLSLHEVNNTLDGDWLLFLNYINQAREVLSQRTTQHMRSESGSRNLSPCPHFSRSSRENDTKDSMLSANQHCALELMFY; this is encoded by the exons ATGGAGGCCCCGGAGCTTCTTGACTTCGCCGTCGACGACGAGGAAGACGGTACCCTCTTCCCCGCCTGGGAGTTCGGGGCGTCTGACCTCCCGACGCCTTGTCCGCTGCCTGCTACCGTTCCTCCGCCCATCCTTCCGTCGCCTCGGGCTGCGGCCGGAGAGGGGTCAGAGCCGGTTGGGAAGCGAGACCCGAGGCTCTTGTGCTCGAATTTCTTGGAGGGACGGGTCCCTTGCTCGTGTCCGGCGGCGGACGAGGTGGAGCCGGCGGAGTGGGGGGACAAGCCGATGGCGGGCGCCGTTGGAGGCGACCGGAAGCGGGCGAGGAAGGCGCGAGCGACGCCGGTGGCCGCTTTGCGGTGTCAGGTCCCTGGGTGCGAGGCCGATATCGGGGAGCTCAAGGGTTACCATCGGCGGCACCGTGTCTGTCTCCGGTGTGCTTGCGCTCCGTGCGTGGTTCTTGATGGTCAGAGCAAGCGGTACTGTCAGCAATGTGGCAA GTTTCACATGCTGTCAGATTTCGATGAGGGTAAACGTAGCTGTAGAAGAAAATTAGAGCGTCACAATAAAATAAGGCGGAGAAGACACACTGATGGTGTATCCATGATGGGAAAAGAGAAGGATCCTCATGGAAGCCTGCAAATGAACGTTTCTTGCGTTGATAAATCTATGACAG AGATGTTGTTTGGAGTTGCATGCCACACAGAAGAAAAAGTCATAAACAACAAACTAATGGAGAGGAAAGTTCTACATGAATCGGATGATGGGTGTGATACTAAATTTAATTTGCTTAGTGGTTTTACAACTATTCGTGGAAACAGTTTTTTGTCCTTTGCTGCATCCAGTGAACCTCAGAATGAAGAGAAGGATGATAACCCCAAGTCCCCTATTTCCTTTACCCTCTGCAACAGTAAGAGCACTTATTCATCTACG TGTCCCACAGGTCGTGTATCATTCAAGCTTTATGATTGGAATCCTGCAGAGTTTCCTAGACAACTTCGACACCAA attttcaagtggttGGAGAGTATGCCTGTTGAGTTGGAAGGTTATATTCGGCCTGGCTGTACTTTCATGACTATATTTATTGCCATGCCAGATTTCATGTGGGAGAAG TTATCACAGGACGTGGCTGGCTGTATTGAAAACTTGATTTATGCACCTGAAAGCTTGCTTGTCAGAAGAGGCAACATCCATATTTACCTATGTGACACTATTGTTCAAATTTTGAAAG ATCAAAAGCCTTTGATGAGCACCAGGATGGAGGTGCAAGTTCCCAGGCTTCATTATGTTTATCCTACTCTTTTTGAGGCTGGCCGGCCAGTGGAATTTATTGCCTGTGGCACCAATCTGAATCGGGCGAAATTGAG GTTTCTTGTATCTTTTGCAGGAAAGTATCTGGAATTAAGCTCATGTCTTGCCATATCACATCACGTAACTAAACCTTGCAATATCAATGATACGGATCATATTTGTGATGATGAGCATGAGATGTTCCAGATTAATATTCCTCAGACAGATTCTGATGTCTTCGGTCCTGCATTCCTTGAG GTGGAAAACGAATTAGGAGTTTCAAACTTCGTCCCTATACTTTTTGGAAGCAAGCTTATATGTTCAGAGTTTGAGAGGATAAGCAGAGCTATTTTTGATAGCTGCTGTTCTGATGGTATCTACAGGACTATGAATATTGATGCCACTTCATATTCTGACAATTCTTTCGTTTCGAAACAAATTGGTATCCCAGCACTACTTTTGGACATTGCATGGGTGCTCCAGGAGCCTGGGTCGGAGAAAAGTGAACAACTGCTGAGTTCAACCAGCATTCATAGGCTAGTCAACCTATTGAAGTTCCTGCTACAAATTAGATCTTTGATTCTTATGGAAGTAGTACTACATTATGTAGATGGGATTAATTCGCTAAGCTTACATGAAGTAAATAACACCTTAGATGGTGATTGGTtgctttttttgaattatataaaCCAAGCAAGAGAAGTTCTTTCTCAAAGAACCACACAGCATATGAGATCAGAATCAGGTTCAAGAAACTTGAGCCCCTGCCCTCATTTTTCACGAAGCTCCAGAGAGAATGACACAAAGGATAGTATGCTTTCGGCAAATCAA CACTGTGCTTTGGAACTGATGTTTTATTAG
- the LOC135630725 gene encoding squamosa promoter-binding-like protein 9 isoform X3 — MEAPELLDFAVDDEEDGTLFPAWEFGASDLPTPCPLPATVPPPILPSPRAAAGEGSEPVGKRDPRLLCSNFLEGRVPCSCPAADEVEPAEWGDKPMAGAVGGDRKRARKARATPVAALRCQVPGCEADIGELKGYHRRHRVCLRCACAPCVVLDGQSKRYCQQCGKFHMLSDFDEGKRSCRRKLERHNKIRRRRHTDGVSMMGKEKDPHGSLQMNVSCVDKSMTEMLFGVACHTEEKVINNKLMERKVLHESDDGCDTKFNLLSGFTTIRGNSFLSFAASSEPQNEEKDDNPKSPISFTLCNSKSTYSSTCPTGRVSFKLYDWNPAEFPRQLRHQIFKWLESMPVELEGYIRPGCTFMTIFIAMPDFMWEKLSQDVAGCIENLIYAPESLLVRRGNIHIYLCDTIVQILKDQKPLMSTRMEVQVPRLHYVYPTLFEAGRPVEFIACGTNLNRAKLRFYDISSTSYGDVWRCSLFGRISDGGLICSFYVL, encoded by the exons ATGGAGGCCCCGGAGCTTCTTGACTTCGCCGTCGACGACGAGGAAGACGGTACCCTCTTCCCCGCCTGGGAGTTCGGGGCGTCTGACCTCCCGACGCCTTGTCCGCTGCCTGCTACCGTTCCTCCGCCCATCCTTCCGTCGCCTCGGGCTGCGGCCGGAGAGGGGTCAGAGCCGGTTGGGAAGCGAGACCCGAGGCTCTTGTGCTCGAATTTCTTGGAGGGACGGGTCCCTTGCTCGTGTCCGGCGGCGGACGAGGTGGAGCCGGCGGAGTGGGGGGACAAGCCGATGGCGGGCGCCGTTGGAGGCGACCGGAAGCGGGCGAGGAAGGCGCGAGCGACGCCGGTGGCCGCTTTGCGGTGTCAGGTCCCTGGGTGCGAGGCCGATATCGGGGAGCTCAAGGGTTACCATCGGCGGCACCGTGTCTGTCTCCGGTGTGCTTGCGCTCCGTGCGTGGTTCTTGATGGTCAGAGCAAGCGGTACTGTCAGCAATGTGGCAA GTTTCACATGCTGTCAGATTTCGATGAGGGTAAACGTAGCTGTAGAAGAAAATTAGAGCGTCACAATAAAATAAGGCGGAGAAGACACACTGATGGTGTATCCATGATGGGAAAAGAGAAGGATCCTCATGGAAGCCTGCAAATGAACGTTTCTTGCGTTGATAAATCTATGACAG AGATGTTGTTTGGAGTTGCATGCCACACAGAAGAAAAAGTCATAAACAACAAACTAATGGAGAGGAAAGTTCTACATGAATCGGATGATGGGTGTGATACTAAATTTAATTTGCTTAGTGGTTTTACAACTATTCGTGGAAACAGTTTTTTGTCCTTTGCTGCATCCAGTGAACCTCAGAATGAAGAGAAGGATGATAACCCCAAGTCCCCTATTTCCTTTACCCTCTGCAACAGTAAGAGCACTTATTCATCTACG TGTCCCACAGGTCGTGTATCATTCAAGCTTTATGATTGGAATCCTGCAGAGTTTCCTAGACAACTTCGACACCAA attttcaagtggttGGAGAGTATGCCTGTTGAGTTGGAAGGTTATATTCGGCCTGGCTGTACTTTCATGACTATATTTATTGCCATGCCAGATTTCATGTGGGAGAAG TTATCACAGGACGTGGCTGGCTGTATTGAAAACTTGATTTATGCACCTGAAAGCTTGCTTGTCAGAAGAGGCAACATCCATATTTACCTATGTGACACTATTGTTCAAATTTTGAAAG ATCAAAAGCCTTTGATGAGCACCAGGATGGAGGTGCAAGTTCCCAGGCTTCATTATGTTTATCCTACTCTTTTTGAGGCTGGCCGGCCAGTGGAATTTATTGCCTGTGGCACCAATCTGAATCGGGCGAAATTGAG GTTCTATGACATTTCCAGCACAAGCTACGGTGATGTGTGGAGATGTTCCTTGTTTGGTAGGATATCTGATGGGGGATTAATATGTAGTTTTTATGTCCTATAA
- the LOC103978985 gene encoding nicotianamine aminotransferase 1 isoform X1 has protein sequence MAPTSQGSAVSDNKNNAACMPNKPAPTANGATVKCNPCLSENKTSIRGVVAQLLAMVNPEKPLISLGVGDASSFPCFRKGKDFSDSLLAAVSSSMFDCYPPSYGFPFARRAVAEFLSKGVKHGIREDSVYLTVGGTQAIQVCLTVLASPGSNLLLPRPGFPPYETACELAGVEARYYDLKPRRGWEMDLSQLRSLADANTAGLVIINPNNPCGAVYSSTHLQQIAETARDLNIPIIADEIYGHMVFGGSRFIPMASFAHLTPVITIGALSKRWMLPGWRLGWLAICDPHGLIKQVKVATEMLMNVTSGPASVIQAAVPGILSDSHEEFHRNVLTVLESSLDALYARIGQIEVLQCHSRPQGSMFMMVGSCSSPASACAMNRSNHDCSIWLQVEINTTLMFGIENDMDFAKELIREESVLVLPGSVIGLKNWIRIFFGIPADVLREACDRIESFCKRRQIKSSSIL, from the exons ATGGCGCCCACATCTCAG GGTTCCGCCGTCTCCGATAACAAGAACAATGCTGCGTGCATGCCGAATAAGCCGGCGCCGACGGCAAATGGAGCGACGGTGAAGTGCAATCCCTGTTTGTCGGAGAACAAGACGTCCATCAGGGGAGTGGTGGCGCAGCTGCTGGCGATGGTTAATCCGGAGAAGCCGCTGATATCCCTCGGCGTCGGGGACGCCTCCTCGTTCCCGTGCTTCCGGAAGGGGAAGGACTTTTCAGACTCCCTCCTCGCCGCTGTTTCCTCCTCCATGTTCGACTGCTATCCCCCCTCCTACGGCTTCCCCTTTGCCCGCAG GGCGGTGGCGGAATTCCTGTCGAAGGGAGTGAAGCATGGCATCCGGGAGGACAGCGTGTACCTGACGGTGGGAGGGACGCAGGCCATCCAGGTCTGCTTGACGGTGCTGGCGAGCCCCGGCAGCAACCTGCTCCTCCCTCGGCCGGGCTTCCCCCCTTACGAGACCGCCTGCGAGCTCGCCGGCGTCGAGGCCCGGTACTACGACCTGAAGCCCCGGCGTGGCTGGGAGATGGACCTGTCCCAACTCCGCTCCCTGGCCGATGCCAACACCGCCGGGCTGGTCATCATCAACCCCAACAACCCCTGCGGCGCCGTCTACTCCTCCACCCATCTCCAACAG ATCGCCGAGACCGCCAGAGACCTAAACATCCCTATCATCGCCGACGAGATCTACGGGCACATGGTCTTCGGTGGAAGCAGATTCATCCCGATGGCCTCCTTCGCTCACCTGACTCCCGTCATCACCATCGGAGCCTTGTCGAAGCGTTGGATGCTCCCCGGTTGGCGTCTCGGATGGCTCGCCATTTGTGACCCTCATGGGCTTATAAAGCAG GTGAAGGTGGCGACGGAGATGCTCATGAACGTTACTTCGGGACCTGCATCTGTGATTCAG GCAGCAGTTCCTGGAATTCTCTCTGATTCCCATGAAGAGTTCCACAGGAATGTCCTCACGGTGCTGGAATCCTCACTGGATGCCCTTTATGCCAGGATTGGTCAGATCGAAGTCCTCCAGTGCCACTCTCGACCTCAGGGTTCAATGTTCATGATGGTTGGTTCTTGTTCATCTCCTGCTTCTGCCTGTGCAATGAACAGGTCCAACCATGACTGTTCCATTTGGTTGCAGGTGGAGATCAACACAACACTAATGTTTGGCATTGAGAACGATATGGATTTTGCAAAGGAGCTGATCAGAGAAGAATCTGTGCTCGTGCTGCCAG GCTCTGTCATTGGATTGAAGAACTGGATCAGGATCTTCTTTGGAATTCCTGCAGATGTACTGAGGGAGGCTTGTGACAGGATCGAGTCTTTCTGCAAGAGGAGACAGATTAAGAGCTCAAGCATTCTGTGA
- the LOC103978985 gene encoding nicotianamine aminotransferase 1 isoform X2, producing MAPTSQGSAVSDNKNNAACMPNKPAPTANGATVKCNPCLSENKTSIRGVVAQLLAMVNPEKPLISLGVGDASSFPCFRKGKDFSDSLLAAVSSSMFDCYPPSYGFPFARRAVAEFLSKGVKHGIREDSVYLTVGGTQAIQVCLTVLASPGSNLLLPRPGFPPYETACELAGVEARYYDLKPRRGWEMDLSQLRSLADANTAGLVIINPNNPCGAVYSSTHLQQIAETARDLNIPIIADEIYGHMVFGGSRFIPMASFAHLTPVITIGALSKRWMLPGWRLGWLAICDPHGLIKQVKVATEMLMNVTSGPASVIQAAVPGILSDSHEEFHRNVLTVLESSLDALYARIGQIEVLQCHSRPQGSMFMMVEINTTLMFGIENDMDFAKELIREESVLVLPGSVIGLKNWIRIFFGIPADVLREACDRIESFCKRRQIKSSSIL from the exons ATGGCGCCCACATCTCAG GGTTCCGCCGTCTCCGATAACAAGAACAATGCTGCGTGCATGCCGAATAAGCCGGCGCCGACGGCAAATGGAGCGACGGTGAAGTGCAATCCCTGTTTGTCGGAGAACAAGACGTCCATCAGGGGAGTGGTGGCGCAGCTGCTGGCGATGGTTAATCCGGAGAAGCCGCTGATATCCCTCGGCGTCGGGGACGCCTCCTCGTTCCCGTGCTTCCGGAAGGGGAAGGACTTTTCAGACTCCCTCCTCGCCGCTGTTTCCTCCTCCATGTTCGACTGCTATCCCCCCTCCTACGGCTTCCCCTTTGCCCGCAG GGCGGTGGCGGAATTCCTGTCGAAGGGAGTGAAGCATGGCATCCGGGAGGACAGCGTGTACCTGACGGTGGGAGGGACGCAGGCCATCCAGGTCTGCTTGACGGTGCTGGCGAGCCCCGGCAGCAACCTGCTCCTCCCTCGGCCGGGCTTCCCCCCTTACGAGACCGCCTGCGAGCTCGCCGGCGTCGAGGCCCGGTACTACGACCTGAAGCCCCGGCGTGGCTGGGAGATGGACCTGTCCCAACTCCGCTCCCTGGCCGATGCCAACACCGCCGGGCTGGTCATCATCAACCCCAACAACCCCTGCGGCGCCGTCTACTCCTCCACCCATCTCCAACAG ATCGCCGAGACCGCCAGAGACCTAAACATCCCTATCATCGCCGACGAGATCTACGGGCACATGGTCTTCGGTGGAAGCAGATTCATCCCGATGGCCTCCTTCGCTCACCTGACTCCCGTCATCACCATCGGAGCCTTGTCGAAGCGTTGGATGCTCCCCGGTTGGCGTCTCGGATGGCTCGCCATTTGTGACCCTCATGGGCTTATAAAGCAG GTGAAGGTGGCGACGGAGATGCTCATGAACGTTACTTCGGGACCTGCATCTGTGATTCAG GCAGCAGTTCCTGGAATTCTCTCTGATTCCCATGAAGAGTTCCACAGGAATGTCCTCACGGTGCTGGAATCCTCACTGGATGCCCTTTATGCCAGGATTGGTCAGATCGAAGTCCTCCAGTGCCACTCTCGACCTCAGGGTTCAATGTTCATGATG GTGGAGATCAACACAACACTAATGTTTGGCATTGAGAACGATATGGATTTTGCAAAGGAGCTGATCAGAGAAGAATCTGTGCTCGTGCTGCCAG GCTCTGTCATTGGATTGAAGAACTGGATCAGGATCTTCTTTGGAATTCCTGCAGATGTACTGAGGGAGGCTTGTGACAGGATCGAGTCTTTCTGCAAGAGGAGACAGATTAAGAGCTCAAGCATTCTGTGA
- the LOC135630756 gene encoding uncharacterized protein LOC135630756 has translation MSMTFCYHGPLPLKLRLLTVRAVNSPEPAVDSIDSGSLRLQLLERVDEELKKGNERGALSLINETHGKPGGLRCFGTARQVPQRLYSLDELKLNGIDTSSFLSPIDVTLGSIERNLQLAAVLGGVSARFALGFSPAQILYFSLGLLFLWSLDLIYFNGGVRNLVLDTIGHKVSQKYHHRVIQHEAGHFLIAYLLGVLPKGYTLSSLEALIKERSLNVQAGTAFVDFEFIEEINTGKVSAKMLNRFSCIALAGVATEYLLFGYSEGGLADIDKLDTLLKSLGFTQKKADSQVRWAVLNTILLLRRHEKARSQLAEAMSLGKSVGSCIDVIENSIEAADV, from the exons ATGAGTATGACATTCTGTTATCATGGCCCTCTTCCTCTCAAATTAAGATTGTTAACTGTCAGAGCTGTAAATTCTCCTGAGCCAGCTGTAGATTCTATTGATTCTGGAAGCTTGCGGTTGCAGCTTTTAGAACGAGTTGATGAGGAGCTAAAGAAGGGAAATGAGAGGGGAGCTCTATCTCTTATCAATGAGACACATGGGAAGCCTGGGGGCCTTCGGTGCTTTGGAACAGCAAGACAG GTGCCACAAAGACTCTACAGCTTGGATGAACTGAAGCTTAATGGAATTgacacttcttcctttttatcacCAATTGATGTAACACTGGGCTCGATAGAGAGAAATCTTCAGCTTGCTGCAGTTTTAGGAGGTGTTTCTGCACGGTTTGCTCTTGGGTTTTCTCCAGCACAGATATTGTATTTTTCACTCGGTTTACTGTTCCTTTGGTCATTAGATTTG ATCTATTTCAACGGAGGAGTCAGGAATTTGGTGCTTGATACCATTGGGCACAAAGTAAGTCAGAAATATCACCACAGAGTTATTCAG CATGAAGCTGGTCATTTCTTAATAGCCTATTTGCTTGGTGTGCTTCCCAAGGGTTATACATTATCAAGCTTAGAAGCGTTAATTAAGGAAAGATCGCTCAATGTGCAAGCTGGCACTGCTTTTGTGGATTTTGAGTTTATTGAAGAA ATAAATACTGGAAAGGTATCAGCGAAG ATGCTGAACAGGTTTTCATGCATAGCGCTGGCAGGAGTAGCTACAGAGTACCTCCTATTTGGGTATTCTGAAGGAGGTCTTGCTGATATCGATAAG TTGGATACATTACTCAAGAGCTTGGGTTTCACACAGAAGAAAGCAGATTCTCAGGTAAGATGGGCTGTGCTGAACACAATTTTACTGCTGCGCCGCCATGAAAAAGCTAGATCACAGCTAGCTGAGGCAATGTCTTTAGGGAAATCAGTTGGCTCTTGTATTGATGTAATCGAAAATTCCATTGAAGCTGCAGATGTTTGA
- the LOC103978983 gene encoding histone H2AX, producing the protein MSSAAPAKGGRGKAKSSKSVSRSQKAGLQFPVGRIARFLKAGKYAERVGAGAPVYLAAVLEYLAAEVLELAGNAARDNKKNRIVPRHIQLAVRNDEELSKLLGAVTIASGGVLPNIHQTLLPSKAGKGKGDIGSASQEF; encoded by the exons ATGAGCTCCGCAGCGCCAGCGAAGGGTGGCCGAGGCAAGGCCAAGTCGTCGAAGTCCGTATCCCGATCGCAGAAGGCTGGCCTCCAGTTCCCTGTTGGCCGCATCGCCCGGTTCCTCAAGGCCGGCAAGTACGCCGAACGCGTCGGTGCCGGCGCCCCCGTCTACCTCGCCGCCGTCCTCGAGTACCTTGCCGCTGAG GTTTTGGAGTTGGCTGGGAATGCGGCGAGGGATAATAAGAAGAATAGGATCGTCCCGAGGCACATACAGCTTGCTGTGAGGAATGACGAGGAGTTGAGCAAGCTTTTGGGGGCTGTCACGATTGCTAGTGGTGGTGTCTTGCCCAATATCCATCAGACCCTACTGCCCAGTAAGGCGGGGAAAGGGAAGGGAGATATTGGATCTGCGTCACAAGAGTTTTAG